From the Simplicispira suum genome, the window CTGAAGCTGTTGATGCTGATGATGTCGTCGGCAATGGCCAGCGCGGTGTGGCCGAACTGTTCTTCGTAGGACAGGCCCAGGTAGATTTCGTCGATCAGCGTGATGCCGCCGTGCGCCTGCACCACTTCGTGGATGCGGCGCAGCTCCTCGGGTGCGATCGAGGTTCCAGTGGGGTTCGAAGGGGAGGCCAAAAGAACGCCGCGCGTCTTTTTGCCCCAGGCGGCGCGCACTTTGTCGCTGCTGAGCTGATAGCGCTCTTGGGCTGTGGTGGGAATCAGTATGGCCGTGCCCTCCGCCGCGCTGACGAAATGGCGGTTGCAGGGGTAGCTCGGGTCGGGCATCAGCATTTCGTCGCCGGCTTCGACCAGCGCCAGGCATGCGAGCTGCAGCGCGGCCGACGCGCCGGCAGTGACCACAATGCGCCGCGCCGGCACTTGCACGCCAAAGCGCTCTGCGTACCAGCCACTGATGCGTTCGCGCAGCGCGGGCATGCCCAGCGCCTGGGTGTACTGGGTGCTGCCGTCGGCAATGGCGCGGGTGGCAGCCTCCGCTACCGCCGGCGGCGCGGTGAAGTCGGGCTCGCCGATGTTGAGGAAAATCATCGGCTCGGCACTGCCTGCCACGGCATGCGCCAAGGTTTGCGCTGCTTTGGCCACTTCCATCACGTAGAAAGGCTCGATGCGCTGAGCGCGTGCAGAGACCCTCATGGCGCGGTCCTGGGGCGCGCGTGCTGCCCTGGTCCTTCGCGACTTCGGCCGGGCGCAGGGACGGCGCCAGGCCGCCAAGCACGCCGTTGACGTATTTGTAGCCGTCGGTGCCGCCGAAATCCTTGGCCAGCTCGATGTATTCGTTGAGCACGACGCGCCAGGGCACATCCAGGCAGTGCTGGAATTCGTAGGCGCCCATCCACATCACCGCGCGCTCGATCGGCGAGATTTCGGCCAGCTTGCGGTCCAGCAGCGGAACGATCAGTGCGTCGAGTTGCTCCGCCCCCGCAATGCAGCCGTGCAAGAGCGCGTCGTAATGCACCGAGTCGGCCTTGTGAAAGCCGGCCAGGTCGCGCGTGAAGAGGTCGATGGCGGTGGCGTCGTTGCGGCCGACCAGATGCTGGTACAGCGCCTGCAGCGCGAATTCGCGCGAGCGGCTGCGCGCCGACTTGGCCGAGGCCTTGCGCCCGCCGGTGCTGGTGAGTTTTCCGGTGTGGGGGGCGGCCGGAATCGGGGACGAGGTCGCAGCGGATGCATCGGCTGTGACGCCTGGCTCGATCTGACCCTCAGGGGTAGAGCCGCTCATTCAAGCTCCTCCAGCAGATTGGCCATTTCAACGGCCACGCGTGCCGCGTCGCGGCCCTTTTCGTGTTGGCGGGCGATGGCCTGCTCCAGGTTTTCGGTGGTCAGGATGGCGTTGGCCACTGGCAGGTGGTAGTCCAGCCCGATGCGCGTGACGCCAGCTGCCGATTCGTTGGCCACCAGTTCGAAATGGTAGGTCTCGCCGCGGATGATGCAGCCCAGCGCAATCAGCGCGTCGTATTCATCCTGCTCGGCCAGCGCCTGCAGCGCGGTGGCCACTTCAAGCGCGCCGGGCACGGTGACGTGGCGGATGTTTTTCTCTTGTACGCCCAGCGCCAGCAGCTCGGTGCGGCAGGCCTCGGCCAAGGCGGTGGTAATGCCTTCGTTGAAGCGTGCCTGCACCATCGCGACGTGCAGTTTGCTGCCATCCTGCTTGTTTGCATTTCCTTTGTCTGCGCCGAACATGGTGTTCTTCCTATTCTTTTGGGATGTAACCGGTGATTTCGAGTCCGTAGCCCGCCATGCTGGGCATGCGGCGCGGCTGGCCCATGAGCTGCATGCGCACGACGCCGCATTCGCGCAGGATCTGGGCGCCTACGCCGTAGGTGCGCAGATCCATGCGTCCGCGCTCGGGCGCGTGGGCGGCGCGGGCCGTGCCATCGAACTGGGCCAGCAGCTGCTCGGCGCTCTCACCGCAATTGAGCAGAACGGCCACGCCGCGCCCCTGGCTGGCGATGTACTGCAGACTGGTGTCCAGTCCCCAGGAGTGCATGGCGCGGTTCACCTCCAGCGTGTCGAGCACCGACAGCGGCTCGTGCACGCGCACCGGGACCGATTCGCCCTCCTGCCACTGGCCGCGCACCAGCGCGATGTGCACAGCCTGGCTCGGGCCATCGCGGAAGGCATGGGCGGTGAACTCGCCAAAGGCGGTCTGCATGCTGCGCGTGCCGACTTTTTGCACCAGCGATTCGGTGCGGCTTCGGTGTTCGATGAGGTCGGCAATCGTGCCGATCTTGATGCCGTGCTCGGCAGCAAACAACTGCAGATCCGGCAGGCGGGCCATGGTGCCGTCGTCTTTCATGATCTCGCAGATCACGGCGGCCGGGCTGCAGCCGGCCATCGCGGCCAGGTCGCAGCCGGCTTCGGTATGGCCCGCGCGCATCAGTACGCCGCCATCCACGGCTTGCAGCGGAAAGATATGGCCGGGTTGCACCAGATCGTCGGCCTGCGCCTGGGCAGCCACGGCGGCCTGCACGGTGCGCGCGCGGTCGGCCGCCGAAATGCCGGTGGTCACCCCTTCGGCCGCTTCGATAGAGACGGTGAAAGCCGTTCCCATTTTTGTTCCGTTGCGTGTCGCCATGGGCGGCAGGCGCAGGCGCTCGCAGCGCTCGCGGGTGAGCGTCAGGCAGATCAGGCCACGGCCAAAGCGGGCCATGAAGTTGATGGCCTCCGGCGTGACGTGGTCGGCGGCCAGCACCAGGTCGCCTTCGTTCTCGCGGTCTTCTTCATCGACCAGGATCACCATGCGCCCGGCGCGCATTTCTTCGACGATGTCTTGCACCGGAGAGATCGGTGCGATGGCTGAGCCAGGAAGGGGGGCGTTCATCGGAGGCTTTCGAAGGTGGAGCGTGGCAGGGGCCGCATGCAGCAGGTCCTGGGGAGGCCGGGCCGGCAAGCCGATCTCCAGAGAACATGCGCTGCGGCGCTGCCGACAATGGGCCAGCCGCCGAGCGTGAAGGCAGACGACCGGGAAAACCCGGAATTTTACGGGAAGCGCGCCGCCGTGGCGCAGG encodes:
- a CDS encoding pyridoxal phosphate-dependent aminotransferase, with amino-acid sequence MRVSARAQRIEPFYVMEVAKAAQTLAHAVAGSAEPMIFLNIGEPDFTAPPAVAEAATRAIADGSTQYTQALGMPALRERISGWYAERFGVQVPARRIVVTAGASAALQLACLALVEAGDEMLMPDPSYPCNRHFVSAAEGTAILIPTTAQERYQLSSDKVRAAWGKKTRGVLLASPSNPTGTSIAPEELRRIHEVVQAHGGITLIDEIYLGLSYEEQFGHTALAIADDIISINSFSKYFNMTGWRLGWMVVPEQLVPVIERLAQNLFICASTIAQHAALACFEPESIAEYERRRAAFKARRDYFIPELQQLGLHVPVMPDGAFYAWADGTQAATRLGVQGSWDLAYALMDRAHLAVTPGRDFGTHEPERFLRFSTASSMDHLQEAVRRLRALLA
- the ribH gene encoding 6,7-dimethyl-8-ribityllumazine synthase, which codes for MFGADKGNANKQDGSKLHVAMVQARFNEGITTALAEACRTELLALGVQEKNIRHVTVPGALEVATALQALAEQDEYDALIALGCIIRGETYHFELVANESAAGVTRIGLDYHLPVANAILTTENLEQAIARQHEKGRDAARVAVEMANLLEELE
- the ribBA gene encoding bifunctional 3,4-dihydroxy-2-butanone-4-phosphate synthase/GTP cyclohydrolase II, coding for MNAPLPGSAIAPISPVQDIVEEMRAGRMVILVDEEDRENEGDLVLAADHVTPEAINFMARFGRGLICLTLTRERCERLRLPPMATRNGTKMGTAFTVSIEAAEGVTTGISAADRARTVQAAVAAQAQADDLVQPGHIFPLQAVDGGVLMRAGHTEAGCDLAAMAGCSPAAVICEIMKDDGTMARLPDLQLFAAEHGIKIGTIADLIEHRSRTESLVQKVGTRSMQTAFGEFTAHAFRDGPSQAVHIALVRGQWQEGESVPVRVHEPLSVLDTLEVNRAMHSWGLDTSLQYIASQGRGVAVLLNCGESAEQLLAQFDGTARAAHAPERGRMDLRTYGVGAQILRECGVVRMQLMGQPRRMPSMAGYGLEITGYIPKE